The Syntrophales bacterium nucleotide sequence GGATTTCTTCGACTGCCGTATGTGCCGGAACAAAATGCTTGTCGTCAACACCCGCAATTGAAAGCCCCGGAGAAAGTGTTTCAACCTCCTGGCGCAGCAGCCGGAACTGCAGCCGCTCACAAAGTTTTTTGAATTGATTCACCCCGGAGTAGAACTCGTGGTTGCCGGTCGTAATATAAACCGGCATTCCAGGGAAAAACTCACGAATTAATGCTACCTGTGGTTCGGTGTGACGGCTGTGATCATCGACCAAATCCCCCGGAATCAAGACCGCATCCGGTCCCAGTTCACGTGCCGCCTTCAGGGTTCGGCGCCACTGTTTCTCGGAGGAACTTGCACCAAGATGAGAATCGGAGATCAATACAAATCTCTTCGCCTCCGCACCGGGAACCGTAACCTGTAACCTGGTTACCGACGGAGTAGAGGATGCTATCGTGCATCCTATCACGCTGAGCACCACTGCCACGCTCCATAATACTGCCGCCATCGTACGCCGCGTTCGCAACGAAGCGTTCCGAATACGCCAACGTGTTGCCAGCCATACAGTTGCTGCTACTATCTCGAAAACGAACAGTAGCGTCCACAGGATCGCTGCGATGCCGATGAACAACACAGCCGTGTATTCCAGTACTGGAGCTAAATCTTCGGCTATGTTCTTGGCAATCATTACTCGAGTGGGAACATAAGCGAACCCCACGAGGTAGAGCGCCATGCCGAACACTGCAATAACCTGCCATCGAAGGTCAAGCAGCACCTTCGTTCGGTAGAAGATATGTGTTAACACTGCCGCCCAGATGGTGAAGACGAAGAAAAAGAACATTTTATTATCCTGTTGTAAATAGCGTAGGCTCGCTTTCCATCTCTCCCCGCGTCCTACTATCCCGGATGTCCTGCCGCGGCGAACTACCGGTAAACGCTTATTTTGCAAGCACTTATTTGTTGCCCTCCCGTTTCTCATGCATTCACGGCAACAGTAACAGAAAAGCCACGATGACATCGAACAGGTTTACTTGTCAACCACTTTTCGAAACGACCTGTATCCCAACCGGGAACGCACCCGCAAGCCCCGCCTTGTAGGCGGGGTAAGGGGCGCAACATAAAACAAACATATTCCTTTTTATGGATCATCTCCCGATTAGTTGAAGTTAATTAAGGCAAAATAAGTGCGTTATCTATAATTAATACCAGAGGGGTCAAGGGGTCAAGGGGTCAAGGATTCGAGTGAAAGAAAAAAAGACAACCCTGGATTACATTAGGATGCTTTATATATTTTATGGTTCTGTTTGCGAACTGGAAACGCAAATATTATCAGCAGGGGATTTGGATTTAATTGAAAAAGGTGTATTGGGTAAATTAAAAAAAGACATAGCAGAAAGCGAAAGAATGTTAAAAGCGCTGATAAAGTCTTTAGAAAACAAACCCTTGAATCCTTGACCCCTTGAATCCTTGGCCCCTCTTCTCCAACTAAATTGGAGAAGACCCCTTTTTATAAATGAGTCTTTACTTGCCGATTTTTTTATAGTTTGAAACCGGGTTCCCGCAGATAGGGCATGCCTTGGTGGGTAACTTAAGAATCGTTGACCCACAAACCTGACAAACAAAGGAGCGCATAGGGGTTATCTCTATTATTTTTGCCATGGCCCTAAAAAGCATCCCGGTACCCGAATGAATTTTCTTAAGAAGATCTCGATGCTGTTCTTCTGATTTCCATGCCCACGACATATTATGAATGGCGGCTTCATGTTTTTCCGGTTTGATTCGTTCAATCAGTGAGGGGTACGTTTGATCAATTTCCTTGATCTCTTTTTCTGTCAGGTATTTGAGGTTTTCCTTAGTAGTTAATACTGTGAGCTTCGGTGGCGGCATCTCTTTTACATCGACCTTTAATTCAGTCAAGATCCTCTTGAAATTGCGGGCATGGATGGACTCGGAATTTGCAATGGCCATAAACAGTTGAGCGATATTCGGATAACCTTCCGATTCTGCCTTTTCGGCATAAGCGATGTAGGCATGAAAGGCTGTCATTTCATTCTGGTAGGCGGTACGCAAAGCCGAAATAGTTTCGGGATAATTCGCCTGGGCACCGACAGAAGTTACTGAAACGACCGAAATGAAAAAACAAAAACAGAGAACATACAGAGTATAAAGTACAATGGTTTTACAGTTTGCAGATGATGCACTCATTTTTAATACCTCCAATCGATATAAACAAAAAGGACGGCAGCCCGCCCCGCTGCTGAAACTTTACCGATAACATCGTTTTCCGGCACCACTCATAGTAATCCTAATGATATCCTTTCGCCATCTCCAGCAGATTTTTTCAATCATGGACAGGTGTATCCGTCAAAAAGTCGTATTTTTATAAGGAAAGATCGATTTCATCGGTTGCTTTGATCTGGTTCAACGCCTGCTGGATGAGCACGATTATGCGTTCGATAAGGCGGTGCTCTTCCATGAGCAATGCACGTGCCTGCATATTTCTTCCTCTTTATTCTTCTTTACCTTTTTTCACCACGTTAAATGATAAATTTAGAACTCTATCATGTCGAATCTGGTCAGCGTTGTCCTCCGCCTGGACCCCGGTGCGTTTACAAGATGCCAGGCAGTATATTGTTCAGCATAAAGAGTACCGGCAGACATCCCGTCAATCGGGACAATAACCTGTAAGCCTCGCATGGCGGCACCGGTTGCAGTGTGCAATACAGCGCCTTCGGCCGTCGTACCGGCGATAACTACCGTTTTAATTCCCCTTTCACGCAAAATGTTTTCCAAATCGGTGTTAAAGAATTTATCGACGCTTGATTTGACGATCGGCTCATTCCCCACGGGTTTTACACCGGGCAAAATGGTTTCTCGTTCGGCATTCCTTGTAAGACTGTACACAACAGCAACTCGTTTATCCCGGACCTGACCTAAAAA carries:
- a CDS encoding cysteine hydrolase, yielding MESLNKYGSNVIISAVIFTFIFVCPFCISEIRAGDEAAIIELWDCVKPPAPVELKAVKLNPKETAFLILDIEELTCNSKRRPRCIASVPKIKKFLGQVRDKRVAVVYSLTRNAERETILPGVKPVGNEPIVKSSVDKFFNTDLENILRERGIKTVVIAGTTAEGAVLHTATGAAMRGLQVIVPIDGMSAGTLYAEQYTAWHLVNAPGSRRRTTLTRFDMIEF
- a CDS encoding rubrerythrin family protein; the protein is MSASSANCKTIVLYTLYVLCFCFFISVVSVTSVGAQANYPETISALRTAYQNEMTAFHAYIAYAEKAESEGYPNIAQLFMAIANSESIHARNFKRILTELKVDVKEMPPPKLTVLTTKENLKYLTEKEIKEIDQTYPSLIERIKPEKHEAAIHNMSWAWKSEEQHRDLLKKIHSGTGMLFRAMAKIIEITPMRSFVCQVCGSTILKLPTKACPICGNPVSNYKKIGK
- a CDS encoding four helix bundle protein — protein: MKEKKTTLDYIRMLYIFYGSVCELETQILSAGDLDLIEKGVLGKLKKDIAESERMLKALIKSLENKPLNP
- a CDS encoding metallophosphoesterase; protein product: MAAVLWSVAVVLSVIGCTIASSTPSVTRLQVTVPGAEAKRFVLISDSHLGASSSEKQWRRTLKAARELGPDAVLIPGDLVDDHSRHTEPQVALIREFFPGMPVYITTGNHEFYSGVNQFKKLCERLQFRLLRQEVETLSPGLSIAGVDDKHFVPAHTAVEEILPKIKGAVLFLTHRPEVAHFLHNRPMTLALAGHTHGGQSLPMVFLVGLGNGGFKAGYYKVGEAHLYVSKGTGVWGPPMRLLASPELVLIEVRPGLRFEVKCSSM